The following coding sequences lie in one Phyllopteryx taeniolatus isolate TA_2022b chromosome 4, UOR_Ptae_1.2, whole genome shotgun sequence genomic window:
- the chrnb5a gene encoding neuronal acetylcholine receptor subunit beta-2, with amino-acid sequence MRMRINAILLLFTLCLTSSRAESAEERLVNFLLGPERYNKLIRPAVNKSQQVTISIRVSLSQLISVNEREQIMTTNLWLSQEWNDYRLRWDPEKYEGIKKLRIPSKLLWLPDIVLYNNADGVYEVSFYCNTVVSNTGDIFWLPPAIYKSACAIEVQNFPFDQQNCTLKFRSWTYDHTEVDLILTSDFASRDDFTPSGEWDIVSLPGRKNEDPNDITYLDITYDFVIKRKPLFYTINMIIPCVLITSLAILVFYLPSDCGEKMTLCISVLLALTVFLLLISKIVPPTSLAVPLIGKYLMFTMVLVTFSIVTSVCVLNVHHRSPSTHHMPEWVNRLFLVQLPTFLLMRSPGATNVREKLRWKYGDRSAVRKSPPQTATDKHRSNIKLGGIQTDSDSFYVNADWAHKYCWRVGDIPDGGGGCSDIQRPLRSQWDADLEEAVEGVKYIAEHMKTEDDDEGIIEDWKYVAMVIDRLFLWIFILVCVVGTLGLFMQPLFQSYNTPTADDAEYGDF; translated from the exons GCAGCAGAGCAGAGAGTGCTGAGGAGCGGCTGGTCAATTTCTTGTTAGGTCCAGAACGCTACAACAAACTGATCAGGCCAGCTGTCAACAAGAGCCAACAAGTCACCATCTCTATTCGGGTGTCACTGTCTCAGCTCATCAGTGTC AATGAACGAGAGCAGATAATGACAACCAATTTGTGGCTGTCTCAG GAGTGGAATGACTATAGGTTGAGGTGGGACCCAGAGAAGTATGAAGGCATTAAGAAACTTCGAATACCCTCCAAACTCCTCTGGCTTCCTGACATTGTGCTGTACAACAA TGCTGATGGTGTGTATGAAGTGTCCTTCTATTGCAACACTGTGGTCTCCAATACGGGGGACATCTTTTGGCTCCCTCCGGCCATCTACAAATCAGCCTGCGCCATTGAGGTGCAGAACTTCCCCTTCGACCAGCAGAACTGCACACTCAAGTTCCGGTCCTGGACCTACGATCACACAGAAGTTGACCTGATTCTCACCAGTGACTTTGCCAGTCGTGACGACTTCACACCCAGTGGAGAGTGGGATATCGTCTCGCTCCCGGGACGCAAAAATGAGGACCCCAATGATATCACTTACCTCGATATCACCTATGATTTTGTTATCAAGAGGAAGCCGTTGTTTTATACCATCAATATGATCATCCCATGTGTGTTGATCACCTCTCTGGCTATTTTGGTGTTCTACCTGCCATCAGACTGTGGCGAGAAGATGACATTGTGTATCTCGGTGTTGCTGGCACTCACTGTGTTCCTGCTACTTATTTCAAAGATTGTACCGCCCACCTCCCTAGCTGTCCCTCTCATTG GTAAATACCTGATGTTCACCATGGTGCTAGTCACTTTCTCCATTGTGACCTCCGTGTGCGTTCTGAACGTCCATCACCGCTCCCCATCCACTCACCATATGCCTGAATGGGTGAATCGCCTCTTCTTAGTTCAACTTCCCACTTTTCTTCTCATGAGGAGTCCAGGTGCGACTAATGTCCGTGAAAAGCTCAGGTGGAAGTATGGTGACCGGAGCGCTGTCAGAAAAAGTCCTCCTCAGACGGCAACTGATAAACACCGGTCAAATATAAAACTTGGTGGGATTCAAACGGATTCTGATTCCTTCTATGTGAATGCAGACTGGGCCCACAAGTATTGTTGGAGGGTGGGTGATATCCCGGATGGGGGTGGTGGATGTTCAGACATCCAGAGGCCTTTGCGCTCTCAATGGGATGCAGATCTGGAGGAGGCGGTGGAAGGAGTGAAATACATCGCTGAGCACATGAAGACagaggatgatgatgaaggG ATAATAGAAGACTGGAAGTACGTAGCCATGGTGATAGACCGTCTGTTTTTGTGGATCTTCATCCTGGTGTGTGTGGTAGGAACACTGGGGCTCTTCATGCAGCCACTGTTCCAAAGCTACAACACACCTACTGCTGATGATGCTGA ATATGGGGACTTCTAG